One genomic segment of Thermodesulfobacterium sp. TA1 includes these proteins:
- a CDS encoding type II secretion system F family protein, which yields MPIYRYKALNKEGLIVKGEIELSNLEEFFNYLYQEGLIPLKYKTSSLSLKFLFKKVKRKDLADFCHNLAFLLSAGVPLLSALKDLYETVNNPILKRKIAQIIAEILRGTPISEAFKQTQIFPPVVIFLIKIGEETGRIDKTLEDASKHLYRIDEIVSQTKRAMMYPIFVLFSISTAFLFWMLYVLPKILDVFKQMHITLPLPTLILMKIVDVFQKHYVLIFSVSLIVILFLLILYKHQKTQHKIEKILLKLPFIGFVKRSSFLAFFFEYFSLLLEAGVDILRSFDLMYSSLNTQLTKKIILNIKEKITEGITLSDALKEEKIFNSFDIRLINVGEKTGKLNEQMKLLSNYYFNEVQNLIQTISKILEPLIIAIAGMIFLIIIIALIGPIYELISQIGKM from the coding sequence ATGCCTATTTACCGATATAAAGCTTTAAACAAAGAAGGCTTAATAGTAAAAGGAGAGATAGAGCTTTCAAACTTAGAAGAGTTTTTTAACTATCTATATCAGGAAGGACTTATCCCCTTAAAATACAAAACTTCTTCTTTATCTTTGAAATTTTTGTTTAAAAAGGTAAAAAGAAAAGATTTAGCAGATTTTTGTCACAACTTAGCTTTTTTGCTTTCTGCAGGGGTGCCACTACTTTCAGCTTTAAAGGATCTATATGAAACCGTAAATAATCCTATTTTAAAAAGAAAAATAGCTCAAATCATAGCAGAAATATTAAGAGGAACTCCTATATCAGAAGCGTTTAAACAAACTCAAATATTCCCTCCTGTAGTGATTTTTCTGATAAAAATAGGTGAAGAAACAGGAAGAATCGATAAAACCTTAGAAGATGCCTCCAAACATCTTTACCGTATAGACGAAATTGTCTCTCAAACGAAAAGGGCTATGATGTATCCTATCTTTGTTTTATTTTCTATTTCAACAGCTTTTCTCTTTTGGATGCTTTACGTCTTACCCAAGATTTTAGATGTTTTTAAACAAATGCACATTACCTTACCTCTTCCTACTCTTATTTTGATGAAAATAGTAGATGTTTTTCAAAAACATTATGTTTTGATATTTTCTGTTTCGTTGATTGTAATCCTATTTCTATTAATACTTTATAAACATCAAAAAACACAGCATAAAATAGAGAAGATCTTATTAAAACTTCCTTTTATAGGTTTTGTAAAAAGGTCAAGTTTTCTTGCCTTCTTTTTTGAATATTTTTCATTACTTTTAGAAGCCGGTGTAGATATTTTAAGAAGTTTTGATTTAATGTATAGTTCCTTAAATACCCAACTTACTAAAAAAATTATTTTAAATATAAAAGAAAAAATAACAGAAGGTATAACTCTAAGTGATGCTTTAAAAGAAGAAAAAATTTTCAACTCTTTTGATATAAGGTTAATCAACGTGGGAGAAAAAACTGGAAAACTTAACGAACAAATGAAACTACTTTCAAACTATTATTTTAATGAGGTGCAAAACCTAATCCAAACCATTAGTAAAATACTTGAACCTCTTATTATCGCTATAGCCGGTATGATTTTTTTAATCATAATTATAGCTCTTATTGGACCAATATATGAACTTATTTCTCAAATTGGCAAAATGTAA
- a CDS encoding GspE/PulE family protein — translation MERKPIGQLLKERGFITEDYIQFALLEQKATGEKLGEVLVRIGLVTDLEIAIALAEQSGLPFVDLSQLSPSKDALNLIPPSFARKHKVLPIRLKQDRTLELAISDPFNFQLIEAASRVSGLKITPVIASSLQINKAIEKFYYFLENPIEDQINTIVERLKINPQADFNAEELLEKILILSIIRRATDLHITPTEKSVQIYLRIDGVLEPLIVFPRTVYGKLVNVVKIKGQMDIAESRLPQDGRMQFSFLGESFDLRLSSVRTPFGENLVLRFLPSGAYAQHLFYLGFSSEQIELIHKIMASPYGMFLVTGPTGSGKTTTLFACLRTLNLLEKNVLTAEDPIEYSLPLVRQTQVHEEIGYTFAKAIRHFLRQDPDVILVGEIRDEETVQMAIRAALTGHLFLSTLHTNNAISTIFRLKDLRISSEMIASTLVGLLAQRLVRKICPYCREEYQPDPTLLNYYELPEDIPYYRGKGCEACRFKGYLGRTVISEIIYIDKDFIKLLSKDASLPEFLDLMKNKNIPSLKEDAKLKVLNGLTTVEEIKRVVG, via the coding sequence ATGGAAAGAAAACCTATAGGACAACTTCTTAAAGAAAGAGGGTTTATCACAGAAGATTATATTCAATTTGCTTTACTTGAACAAAAAGCCACTGGAGAAAAGTTAGGAGAGGTTTTAGTAAGGATTGGACTGGTAACTGACCTGGAAATTGCCATCGCTCTTGCCGAACAAAGTGGATTACCTTTTGTAGATCTTTCTCAACTTTCTCCTTCTAAGGATGCCTTAAATTTAATCCCTCCTTCTTTTGCAAGAAAACATAAAGTTTTACCTATAAGATTAAAACAAGACAGGACTCTTGAATTAGCTATATCGGATCCATTTAACTTTCAACTGATTGAGGCAGCTTCAAGGGTTTCAGGGTTAAAAATCACACCTGTAATAGCTTCTTCTCTGCAGATAAACAAAGCTATAGAAAAATTCTATTATTTTTTAGAAAACCCTATTGAGGATCAAATTAATACTATCGTTGAAAGATTAAAAATTAACCCTCAAGCAGACTTTAACGCTGAAGAACTTTTAGAAAAAATTCTAATTTTAAGCATCATCAGACGAGCTACAGACCTCCATATTACCCCTACCGAAAAAAGCGTTCAAATCTATCTAAGGATAGATGGAGTACTTGAACCTTTAATAGTTTTTCCCAGGACTGTATATGGGAAATTAGTCAATGTGGTTAAAATAAAAGGACAGATGGATATAGCAGAATCAAGACTTCCTCAAGACGGTAGGATGCAATTTTCTTTTTTAGGAGAAAGCTTTGACTTAAGACTTTCAAGCGTAAGAACTCCTTTTGGAGAAAACTTGGTTTTAAGGTTTTTACCTTCAGGGGCCTATGCTCAGCATCTTTTTTATTTAGGGTTTTCCTCTGAGCAAATTGAGCTTATCCACAAGATAATGGCTTCTCCTTATGGAATGTTTTTAGTTACTGGTCCTACAGGTTCTGGGAAAACTACTACTTTGTTTGCTTGTCTCAGGACTTTAAATCTTCTTGAAAAAAACGTTCTTACTGCAGAGGACCCTATAGAATATAGTTTACCTTTGGTAAGACAAACTCAAGTTCATGAGGAAATCGGTTATACCTTTGCAAAAGCTATAAGACATTTTCTACGCCAAGACCCAGATGTAATTTTAGTTGGAGAAATAAGGGACGAAGAAACCGTTCAAATGGCGATCAGAGCTGCCCTTACCGGACATCTTTTCCTCTCTACCTTACACACCAACAACGCCATTTCAACTATCTTTCGTCTAAAAGACCTAAGAATTTCTTCAGAAATGATAGCTTCTACTTTGGTAGGTCTTTTAGCGCAAAGATTGGTAAGAAAAATTTGTCCTTACTGTAGAGAAGAATATCAACCAGATCCTACTTTATTAAATTACTATGAATTACCTGAAGATATACCCTATTATAGAGGTAAAGGTTGTGAGGCCTGCAGATTTAAAGGCTATCTTGGAAGGACTGTAATTTCAGAGATCATTTACATAGATAAAGATTTTATAAAACTTCTCTCTAAAGACGCTTCCTTACCAGAATTTTTAGATCTTATGAAAAATAAAAACATACCCTCTTTAAAAGAAGATGCTAAACTTAAAGTTTTAAACGGTTTAACCACGGTTGAAGAAATAAAAAGAGTAGTAGGATAA
- a CDS encoding prepilin-type N-terminal cleavage/methylation domain-containing protein produces the protein MKSKGFTLVELAIVLVIIGIILGAVLKGQELIYNAKVKRVQSQIKEFAAAFYTYYDKYGYYPGDDPTASNKWSGAPNGNGDGLVAGGYCDNAGEESCYIWRHLRYANIISGDPNESTPANLLPKHIFGGSIDMFTGTYTIGGQTRSGLWLTLRNIEAQAAEAIDRAMDDGKCTTGSIARYAGTSCNGNNYPSSGYLDIWLNL, from the coding sequence ATGAAAAGTAAGGGTTTTACTTTGGTAGAATTAGCGATTGTGTTGGTTATTATTGGTATCATCTTAGGGGCAGTGCTTAAGGGACAAGAATTGATATATAATGCTAAAGTAAAGAGGGTTCAAAGCCAAATAAAAGAATTCGCTGCAGCTTTTTATACCTACTATGATAAATATGGTTATTACCCTGGAGATGACCCAACTGCTTCTAATAAATGGTCAGGGGCTCCTAACGGAAACGGAGATGGATTGGTAGCTGGAGGATATTGTGACAATGCTGGTGAAGAATCTTGTTATATTTGGAGGCATCTAAGATATGCTAATATAATAAGTGGAGATCCTAATGAATCAACTCCTGCTAACCTTCTTCCTAAGCATATCTTTGGAGGATCGATCGATATGTTTACCGGTACTTATACTATCGGTGGTCAAACAAGGTCAGGATTATGGCTTACCCTTAGAAACATAGAAGCTCAAGCCGCAGAAGCTATTGACCGAGCTATGGATGATGGTAAATGCACAACCGGTTCTATAGCTCGTTATGCAGGAACATCTTGCAATGGTAATAATTATCCTTCTTCTGGATATTTAGACATATGGCTAAACTTATAA
- a CDS encoding tetratricopeptide repeat protein — MSNFYEIIKKLKTSNPQKSNLQGKKLKIKLLFFLIITFVSGIGITLFSYYIKSFVKKSTEKSTLNKPISNLVQNYTQTVHNQTNSSSPSPSLSKKIPEKTLSSPLKIKTKLSYPAISPSKLPQTSSQPQVIEGFLLTQGDLLNNLLVLAEEERKKGNYQMAIVYYENYLKEKEDPLVMNNLGGCLTEIGAVEEAIKVFHKALSLKNDPIIRYNLIIAYLKKGDKEKACSEIKKIKPPLTLPPQITHLEELCKSLN; from the coding sequence ATGAGTAATTTTTACGAAATCATAAAAAAATTAAAGACTTCTAACCCTCAAAAAAGCAACCTTCAGGGAAAAAAACTTAAAATAAAGCTCTTATTTTTTCTTATCATAACTTTTGTCTCTGGAATAGGTATAACCCTTTTTAGTTACTATATCAAAAGTTTTGTTAAAAAATCTACTGAAAAATCTACCCTAAATAAACCTATTTCTAATTTAGTTCAAAACTATACACAAACTGTGCATAATCAAACAAATTCCTCTTCCCCATCCCCCTCTTTATCTAAAAAAATTCCTGAAAAAACTCTCTCCTCTCCCCTAAAGATTAAAACCAAACTTTCTTACCCTGCTATCTCTCCTTCTAAATTACCTCAAACATCTTCTCAACCACAGGTTATAGAAGGATTTCTCTTAACCCAAGGAGATTTATTAAACAATCTTCTTGTTTTGGCTGAAGAAGAAAGAAAAAAAGGAAATTATCAAATGGCTATTGTTTATTATGAAAATTATTTAAAAGAAAAGGAAGATCCGTTAGTAATGAACAATTTAGGTGGTTGCTTAACTGAAATCGGAGCCGTTGAAGAGGCCATAAAAGTCTTTCATAAAGCACTTTCTTTAAAAAACGACCCAATTATTCGTTATAATCTAATTATAGCTTATCTAAAAAAGGGAGATAAAGAAAAGGCTTGTTCTGAAATAAAAAAAATAAAACCTCCCCTTACATTACCTCCACAAATAACCCATCTTGAAGAACTTTGTAAAAGCCTTAACTAA
- a CDS encoding prepilin-type N-terminal cleavage/methylation domain-containing protein: MKNFEKKFSKGFTLIEIAIVLVILGLLIGLGASLVGVLTQRAKITEAREVVNAAVESLIGFATQTNRLPTLLEFSRTIRNPNDPWNKPLNYFVDPSLTSNPNHPAEGICGKKTTNLIVCTDTNCNFQIPNVAFIVVSGGPNYNIQTGNLTNPPCPTGKTCYRVYPQGTQNIDDYPYDFTRPEEYDDIVKWVTLEELRIKMGCQGAQLKILNNELPYGYVNTIYNAIIYAEGGVPFTNGNGKYKWCVEVNGTLPGINLTPTATSNNCTALPENSWGQADFLTLTGTPNQSGSFYLSIFVRDDQDQSGNNDNIAQKTLILTINPQTSSNSTGTIGAQISFADNINQFQENENNPSAVQVIGNTLLLGGNTGNTYGCFWFPSSYTLNGKKLRAYFKFKFLTVDTSPYSTGYADGFTFAVVDGNMPTNVCGSAGEGLGFLGLNYDSIAVEFDVYPNSGRNDPINYNHVAIVKRGTVTHNTYTLMGDNPSCTSNGCYRTNVTTWLEDGIEHTARVEIHTGCNPSCNNCGNNPQNYALLKAWIDCSNCNDLTQDYASNPTIQHCFQLPQTMSSVKFGFTEATGGRNQNIEIKDFGIGFY; the protein is encoded by the coding sequence ATGAAGAATTTTGAAAAGAAATTTTCTAAAGGTTTTACCCTCATAGAAATAGCTATCGTGTTAGTTATTTTGGGTTTACTTATAGGTTTAGGGGCAAGCTTAGTAGGTGTACTTACCCAGAGAGCAAAAATCACAGAGGCCAGAGAAGTTGTTAATGCGGCGGTTGAATCCTTAATAGGTTTTGCCACCCAAACAAACAGACTTCCCACTCTGTTAGAATTTTCAAGAACTATAAGAAATCCAAATGATCCATGGAATAAGCCTCTAAATTACTTTGTTGATCCTTCTTTAACCTCTAACCCAAACCATCCAGCAGAAGGAATATGCGGTAAAAAAACTACCAATCTAATAGTTTGTACAGACACTAATTGCAATTTTCAAATTCCTAATGTAGCTTTTATTGTCGTAAGTGGTGGTCCTAACTATAATATCCAAACAGGAAATTTAACCAATCCTCCCTGTCCTACAGGGAAGACATGTTATAGAGTTTATCCTCAAGGGACTCAAAATATAGATGATTATCCATATGATTTTACCAGACCCGAAGAGTATGATGATATAGTAAAATGGGTAACCTTAGAAGAATTAAGAATTAAAATGGGGTGTCAAGGAGCCCAACTTAAAATTCTAAACAATGAACTCCCTTATGGTTATGTGAATACTATCTATAATGCTATAATTTATGCAGAAGGTGGGGTACCTTTTACCAACGGAAATGGAAAGTATAAATGGTGTGTAGAAGTAAACGGAACTCTACCAGGAATAAACTTAACCCCCACCGCTACCTCAAACAATTGTACGGCTTTACCTGAAAATTCTTGGGGACAGGCAGACTTTCTCACTTTAACCGGTACTCCTAACCAAAGTGGTAGTTTTTATTTAAGTATTTTTGTAAGAGACGATCAAGACCAATCAGGTAACAACGACAATATAGCTCAAAAAACCCTTATACTTACGATAAATCCTCAAACATCTTCTAATTCCACGGGTACGATAGGAGCTCAAATATCCTTTGCCGACAACATAAACCAATTTCAAGAAAATGAAAATAATCCCTCTGCGGTTCAAGTTATCGGAAATACTTTGTTATTAGGAGGGAACACAGGAAATACATATGGATGTTTTTGGTTCCCTTCTTCTTACACCTTAAACGGTAAAAAACTGAGAGCTTATTTTAAGTTTAAGTTTCTTACAGTTGATACCTCTCCTTATTCTACAGGTTATGCAGATGGTTTTACTTTCGCGGTAGTTGATGGCAATATGCCAACTAATGTCTGTGGAAGTGCTGGAGAAGGGCTTGGATTTTTAGGTTTAAATTATGACTCTATAGCCGTAGAATTTGATGTTTATCCAAACTCAGGAAGAAATGATCCTATAAATTACAACCATGTAGCTATCGTGAAAAGAGGGACGGTTACTCATAATACTTATACCTTAATGGGAGATAATCCAAGTTGTACGTCTAATGGATGTTATAGAACCAATGTTACAACCTGGTTAGAAGATGGAATTGAACATACGGCAAGAGTTGAAATACATACAGGGTGTAATCCATCTTGTAATAACTGCGGAAATAATCCTCAAAACTATGCTCTTTTAAAGGCCTGGATTGACTGTAGTAACTGTAATGATTTAACCCAAGACTATGCCTCAAACCCTACGATTCAACACTGTTTTCAATTACCTCAAACAATGTCTTCTGTTAAGTTTGGTTTTACTGAAGCAACCGGAGGTAGAAATCAAAATATTGAAATCAAAGATTTTGGAATAGGTTTTTATTGA
- a CDS encoding NADH-ubiquinone oxidoreductase-F iron-sulfur binding region domain-containing protein, translating into MTEVVLSFLDFVQKNSCAQCIPCRIGTKRIQEVLSGILSGSINGEAERLLHLLAEDIGYSSKCDLGRLAGKAVKYALNCCYEDILAHKEGICKENIPGHPGWDKVVSL; encoded by the coding sequence ATGACTGAGGTAGTTCTTTCTTTCTTGGACTTTGTGCAAAAAAACTCCTGTGCTCAGTGTATTCCTTGTAGAATTGGTACAAAAAGAATTCAAGAGGTTTTATCAGGTATTTTATCAGGGAGTATAAATGGAGAAGCTGAGAGACTTCTTCACCTTTTAGCAGAAGACATAGGTTATTCTAGTAAGTGTGACCTTGGGAGGCTTGCAGGTAAGGCTGTTAAATATGCCCTTAATTGTTGTTATGAAGATATATTGGCTCATAAAGAAGGTATTTGTAAAGAAAACATCCCAGGACATCCTGGATGGGATAAAGTGGTCTCTTTGTAA
- a CDS encoding ExeA family protein — protein sequence MNLWNSQEKQIFDYLNFFGLKEPPFSLTPDPNYFFPSSTHIKVIEVLKYGFLKKEGFMVLTGEPGLGKTLLIKLLLNLLPESYYTLFLLTPTLSPNELIITISQKLKFISEKENPPSKETLLNLLQKYLEQLEKENKTLLIIIDEAQNLPIETLEELRLLSNFETERNKLIQFFLVGQPLLTTKLKNYRLYQLSQRITIWENITPFNQEETAEYVRFRLFKAGYPVISFERGFEKLLYKFTQGIPRLINKLMDRTLLVAYAEKSQKIKKKHLKTAKRSFPDEVFPLKSNKNWLKFWKR from the coding sequence ATGAACCTTTGGAACTCTCAAGAAAAACAAATTTTTGATTACTTAAATTTTTTTGGATTAAAAGAACCACCTTTTTCCCTTACCCCTGACCCAAACTATTTTTTTCCTTCTTCAACCCATATCAAGGTGATAGAGGTTTTAAAATATGGTTTTTTAAAGAAAGAAGGATTTATGGTGCTAACCGGAGAACCAGGGCTTGGAAAAACTTTACTTATTAAACTACTTTTAAATCTTTTACCAGAAAGTTATTACACACTTTTTCTTCTTACTCCTACTCTTTCTCCCAATGAACTCATAATAACTATTTCTCAAAAATTAAAGTTTATCTCGGAAAAAGAAAATCCCCCTTCTAAAGAAACACTTTTAAACCTTTTACAAAAATATTTGGAACAGTTAGAAAAGGAGAATAAAACCTTACTTATCATAATAGACGAAGCTCAAAATCTTCCTATAGAAACTTTAGAAGAATTGAGGCTTTTAAGCAATTTTGAAACTGAAAGGAACAAATTAATCCAGTTTTTTTTGGTAGGACAACCTCTATTAACCACTAAATTAAAAAACTACCGACTATATCAATTATCTCAAAGAATTACCATATGGGAAAACATAACACCATTTAACCAAGAAGAGACAGCTGAATATGTTAGATTTCGTTTGTTTAAGGCAGGATATCCTGTGATATCTTTTGAAAGAGGTTTTGAAAAACTGTTATACAAATTTACACAAGGTATCCCAAGGCTTATCAATAAGCTTATGGACAGAACTTTATTAGTAGCTTATGCTGAGAAGTCTCAAAAAATTAAGAAAAAACATCTTAAAACTGCCAAAAGATCTTTTCCCGATGAAGTTTTTCCGTTAAAATCTAACAAAAATTGGCTAAAATTTTGGAAAAGATGA
- a CDS encoding YhjD/YihY/BrkB family envelope integrity protein has product MYKESFSFLKAFFQKILKDEVLVYAQGLSFNTVLTLIPLLGLILSVAKIFIPSEKILDQLLVQITQYLTPEATQKATQFLIKLIKKLETFPLGKFSILFYFLMSIGLLFQIEDILNKIFESNKRRNIYQRVLFFWLCITLTPFIFVVPFIFSSYIGKFFIVLNFLFLVLFFFLIYLFFPAKDVPKREALIGAIFSTCLWFTTSYLYSVYVKYAVGYSKIYGSLAAFPLFLVWIFINWVVFLLGAELIVFLEKKGWELDTEKVPKNLFTLFVMYLLGKSFYSEGPLEIYTLCQNLKICPIELETILQNLENQGLVVFKEGKVFLAKAPEKISLLEVLTLEIKPYEEDLPKIFPEDFVKKLTLWKEQTPHFTLKDFLN; this is encoded by the coding sequence ATGTATAAGGAATCTTTTTCTTTTCTTAAAGCTTTCTTTCAAAAAATCTTAAAGGATGAGGTTTTGGTCTATGCTCAGGGACTTTCTTTTAATACCGTTTTAACCCTTATCCCCTTATTAGGCCTTATCTTGTCTGTGGCTAAAATTTTTATTCCATCAGAAAAAATATTAGACCAACTGTTGGTTCAAATAACCCAATATTTAACCCCTGAAGCTACTCAAAAGGCAACCCAGTTTTTGATTAAACTAATTAAAAAGCTTGAAACTTTTCCCTTAGGAAAGTTTAGCATTTTGTTTTATTTTTTAATGAGTATCGGCCTTTTGTTTCAGATAGAAGACATCTTAAATAAAATCTTCGAAAGCAACAAAAGGCGAAATATTTACCAAAGGGTACTTTTCTTTTGGCTTTGCATCACCCTTACCCCTTTTATTTTTGTAGTACCCTTTATTTTTTCTTCTTACATAGGAAAATTTTTTATTGTTTTAAATTTTTTATTTTTAGTCCTTTTCTTCTTTTTAATCTATCTTTTCTTTCCTGCTAAAGATGTACCTAAAAGAGAAGCACTTATCGGTGCAATTTTTTCTACTTGTCTTTGGTTCACAACCTCTTATCTTTATTCGGTCTATGTTAAGTATGCGGTAGGTTATTCTAAAATTTATGGGTCTTTAGCCGCTTTTCCGCTTTTTTTAGTTTGGATTTTTATCAACTGGGTAGTCTTTCTTTTAGGGGCTGAGCTTATCGTGTTCTTAGAAAAAAAGGGTTGGGAGTTAGACACTGAAAAAGTCCCTAAAAATCTTTTTACCTTGTTTGTGATGTATCTTTTAGGGAAAAGTTTTTATTCTGAAGGACCGTTAGAGATTTATACTCTTTGTCAAAACCTTAAAATTTGTCCTATAGAGTTGGAAACCATTTTACAAAACCTTGAAAACCAAGGCTTAGTAGTGTTTAAAGAAGGTAAGGTTTTCTTAGCCAAAGCCCCAGAAAAAATAAGCCTCTTAGAGGTCTTAACCTTAGAAATCAAACCCTACGAAGAAGATCTTCCTAAAATCTTTCCTGAAGACTTCGTAAAAAAACTTACTCTCTGGAAAGAACAAACCCCTCATTTTACTCTAAAAGACTTTTTAAACTAA